Genomic segment of Desulfovibrio sp.:
AGGGTTCCAAGCCCGTTCGCGCTCGCCAGAAGCTCAAAGGTGGCCAGGGCAATATGAGTGTCCTGGACAGGACACGGGGCGTCCTTGGGGGCGCTGGTCACGAGCATATGAGGAGCGCCCCGAAAGATGACGTCCTTGCCTTCGCTCCTCCAGGCGTTGACCACCCAACCGAGGTACTGGCCGACCAGACCATCCGGGAATCCACCGGCTTCATCCAGCGTCATGAGCCTGGTCAGGGTTTCCTGACGAAGGGTGGCCATGAACTCGCGGCTCTTGACCACCGTGAACAAAACGTCACGCGCATTCACCCCTGTAGGGGCGTGGCATGAAGCCTCCAGGAGTTCGTCAATAACGGCTGGGGGCAAGTTCTCATCCTTGTAGCGGCGTACCGAACGTCGCCATTTCACCAGATTTTCCATCTGCCCTGGACCAGGCAGGCTCTTGGCCAGTGAAGAGCTTGCATCAGGTTTCAGTCCCAGAATGGACAGGGCTCCCTCGGGGCAGACAGCGTAACAATGCTGACAGCGAAAGCACCGGGCTTCATCCGTCAGATCCGGAAGGTCGTTCATTACGATGATTCCGGCCGGACAGTCTGCCGCGCATTCACCGCAACGCACGCACCGGGTTTCATCAATACTGAACTGGAGCATCGCTTCTTTCTCCCTCAGTAACCTGCCCAACAGGGCGGGGATTGAAATCACTCACTGCAACAACGCGTTCTTCCAACGGACACGCTTGCCAGGCCCGCAAAAGCTCCTCCGCTTGGTCCGGGCTGCCCTGCTTCAAAACGGCAAGAGGTGCCCATTTATCAAACCGTTGCCCAGCGGATCTACATGGCCCTGGTGATCGCGAGCCCTCCTATTTCCTTGGCCGCCCCTTCCAGTTGCTCCTGCGAACCGAGCACCACCACCGGCGCGTCCTGCATGGCCCTGCGCATCACTTCTCCCGCGCCACGCAGATCATCCAGGGTGGTGTTCATCACTTGGCGGCGTACTTCCTGGCGTGCCTGGTCCGAATCGCCCGCCCAGTGTCTGGCGATGGCGGCATGGCCCTTGGCGTCGGGGAGCATGTAGGAATCGATGTCTCCCACTGTGCCGATAATGGCCCGCTCAAGCTCTTCAGCGCCAATATCAAGCCCTGCCAGGAAATCCCCGGCCTGCGCAAAGGCGTCCAGGGTTTTGGTGATGTTGGGGTCGCGGTAGGAGAGCATGGTCAGCACGCCGGACCAGCGGTCATACGAGCAGAAGGACCCGTAGGCGCCACCGCGCACGCGGACCCGCTCCCACAAATAGGCGTTGCGAAGATAACGGCAGGCCACCAGCATGGAACCGTGAGGCTCGTACCCGAGCTGGCTCAAATCGCGACCCTGAGCCACGAAGTTCACCTGCACCGGGGCCGAGAGTCCCTCTCGCCCGGCAAGCTCAAGTTCCGGCCAGTCAACGGGATCATACCCCCCATCCGGCAGCTTGGAGAGCATGTCGATCAGCCTTGGCTCGAATGCCTCGAAGTTTTTGGCGTCCAGGGTGACGTTCACGTGCAGGTTGCCCCTTCTTAGAATCTGTCTGCGAAGCTCGAACAGGCCGTCGCGAAGCCACGGCCAAGATTGGTCGAACCCGTTGGCCCAAGACCGCAGGGACTCGATGCCCGTAAGTCCGGACAGACGTTCCTCCGCCAGGGCGGCCCTGTGGAATCTGGCCTTGAGCCTGCGCGCCGCGTAAGCATGCCCGGAGGGCGCTATGCGGCGCTCAGCCCTGGCCTTGGCCTCGAAAAGCATCTCCCGGAAACGGGTTTCGTCTGCGAGATTGGAATTGGTCAGGGCGTCGGAGAGGATACCCAAGAAGTCAGCCGCCCTGTCAGGAGTGGCCTTGCCGGCAACAATAAGCCGCGAGGAAGCCGCTTGCGGCCCAGCTCCCCGCACCGCTGAAAGCGACACCTCCCGCCCGATCCCGCCTGTCTTTCGGGCCATGCGGTTGAGGAAAGCCGCGAAGTCCTCCCGGTCTGTTCCCATTTCGATAAGGCCCCTGCCGAACAGGGGAACCAAGGGCAAGAGCTCTGGGCTCACCCCGGACAGATCGAAACCCAACTCCAGGTAGATGACCCCGTTTGTGGGAAGGTCGTGGAAAAAGACGTTGCCGTCGCGCCAGACACCGGGAATCGCCTTGTTCTGTGTGGGCAGATCCTTCAAATGCAGCTTCGGGATGGCCGCCAAGGCTTCCGGGGAGTCCGGAGTATCCTGGAAAGCCTGAATTCGCGTAGCCAAATCCAGGGCCCGCTCTCGCTCCCTGGGCGTAAGCGCGGACTGGGCCGCCTCCAGGCGCTCGTTCTCTTTGGCCACCAGGCGTTCCCCCATCTCGGGATCAGGCAAGAGTTCCACCAGGACGCGGTGGGGGTTTTCCAAGAAATGTTCGCGCAGGAGCTCTTCCAGCACGTTCTTTTGTGATGCGAGCCTGGCTTTGAGCGCATCGAGCGGGGCCTGGAAACGGATTGGAGCCAGAGGGTCACCGCCGTGCAGCCAGGTGGTGAGCGCCCGGAGCATGAGCGAGAGTCCCCTGGGATAGGCCCCGGTGTTGTTCTCGCGCAGCCTGAATTCGATGGTGTTGATGGCCGCTTCGGCAGCATCCGGGTCCAGACCGTTTTTGTGAATTTCCTCCAAAGCGTTCAGCAAAAACGCTTCCGCTTCCGGCAGCCGGGCGGGTTCCACCCCTTTGAGCCCCAGGGAGAAATACATCTGGCGGAGTTCGGTTTCCAGGCCGCCACCGGACAGATCCTCGCCGAGCCCGGAACCGATGAGCGCCCTGCGTAGCGGCGAGCCCGGAAGGCCGATCAGGGCATGTTCGAGCACGGACAGGGCCAGCACCTGTTCCATGTCGCGTACCTCGGGCAGAAGCCAGTTCATTGTGAAGTACGCCTTGGGAGCGCTCCCTTCTTGCAGCTTGCCGCAATCGTAGAACGCCTCCACCTTCCTGGGCTCGCTGGCCCGTGCCTGGAGTCCTACCGCGGAATCGACCTGAATCGATTCGAAGTCCTTGAGGTACTCCTCCAGTATTTCCAGGCGGCGTTCTGGAGCATCGTCGCCGTAGAAGAAAAACTTGGCATTGGAAGGATGGTAGTAGCGGCGATGGAAGTCCTTGAACTGGGCGTAGGTGAGGCTTGGGATCACGGCCGGGTCTCCGCCGGAATCCACGCCGTAGGTCACGTCGGGAAACGTCTGTCTCTGGGACTGCTCGGACAGCAGGCTTTCCGGAGAGGAGTACGCTCCCTTCATTTCGTTGTAGACCACGCCCTTGAAGACGAGTCCGCCGTTTTGAGGATGAAAATGCCAGCCTTCCTGGCCAAAAATTTCTTCCGGGATGCGCGGGTAAAATACGGCGTCAAGATAGACGTCCACCAGGTTATAGAAGTCCGAGAGGTTGGCGCTGGCCACCGGGTAGCAGGTCTTGTCCGGGTAGGTGAAGGCGTTCAGAAAAGTCTGCAAGGAGCTTTTCAAAAGCTCCACGAACGGTTCCTTTACCGGGTACTTGCGTGACCCGCACAGCACCGAATGTTCCAGGATGTGTGGCAGGCCCGTGGAATCACTGGGGGGGGTGCGGAAACTCACCCCAAAGACCTTGTTGTCGTCAGGGCACGACAAGGAAAGCACTTCGGCTCCGGTGCGAGTATGGCGATAGAGCCTGGCATGAATGGCGTACTCCTCGATGGAGCCTTCGTGGACGAGTTCAAAAGCATGTGTGGCGGACATTGTCTCTCCAGTGAATGACGATGTCTGTTTGTAGCCCAGGGGGGGGCTTTCGCCAATACCAGCCGGTCCACCCTCGCCCAGAGTTGGCGAAAAGCGGGGCGAGCACAGCAACAAAACATTAAACTTTGTTCACATTTCACACAGGATTGTTCTTGCCTAACAGTCTGGGAACCTGCGCTATTGCTCGAAAAGCAGCGTTCTCGCAAAAATTTTGCCCGGCAATGTGACCAATTACTTGCTTAAACTTTTGAAATGAACTAGAGACAAAACTGTCTTCGGGAAAATCGCTTGCCCAGCAGGTGTTTTTTCAGGTAGTATTTTTGGGAGGAAACGTGCGATCCAGTGGGAAGTGTTCCCATGCGATCCGCGTCTTACTGGTTTTCTAGGGTGGCTCATTTTTTACGCGACAATCACATTGATTCGGAAGGAGGACTTATGTCGGGCATGAAAAAAATGCGTATTATCGTGGCCATGCTGATCATGGCCCTGGTCGGCACGGCTCTTCCGGCCGCTGCCAAGAAGATGGTCCCGAAGGTGGACAACTTCATCCTGTTCGTCGACCACTCCAGCTCCATGGCGTTTTCCTACAAGGGTCAGCGCTATGTGCAGTTTGGCGGCGTGTCCAAGATCATGATGGCCAAGTCCACCTTGGTCGAACTCAACAAGCTGATCCCCGCCCTGCCCTACAAGGCCGGCCTGGCCACCTTCGCTCCTTACAAGGAATACGCGAAGGTTGCTCCTTACGACAAGGCCGCCATGGATAAGGCCATCGCCCCCATCAAGACCGACTACGAGCCCTATGGCCGCATGACCCCCATGGGTGTTGGCCTGCAGGACCTCGACAAGGTTGTGGGCGGCCTGTCCGGCAAGACCGCTGTCATCATCCTCTCTGACGGCGACTCCAACCGTGGCGTCGACCCCGTTGCCGTTGCCAAGCAGATGCAGGCCAAATACGGCGACAAGATCTGCTTCAGCGTGATCAGCTACGCTGACAACAAGAACGGCGAGCGCATCAACAAGGAAATCGCCGCTCTGTCCAAGTGCGGCTGCTTCGCCCTGGGCGAAGAGATCCTTCGCAACCAGGCCGCTCGCGAAGACTTCCTGAAGTGCGCCCTGTACGACTTCATCGACGACGAAGTGGTGATCTTCCGCTCCATCTACTTCGACTTCGACAAGTACAACATCAAGAAGGAATTCATCCCGGTTCTTGACGAAGGCGTCGCCATCATCAAGTCCAAGCCCAACCTGGCCGTGATCCTCGAGGGCCACACCGACTCCATCGGCTCCGAGAAGTACAACATGGCTCTGTCCATCCGCCGCGCCAACAGCGTGAAGGCCTACTTCGTGAAGAAGGGCATTGACGCCGGCCGCATCACCGCAGTGGGCTTTGGCAAGATGAACCCCCGCTACGACAACAAGACCGCCGAAGGCCGCAAGATGAACCGCCGCGTGGAGATCAAGTTCAAGTCGAACTAGTCTCCCCTGGTTGATCAGCGAAACATGCAGGCGGGGCCGAAAGGCCCCGCCTGTTTTTTTGGGGCCCGGTTGCGGTTGCCCTGAAGGCCTTCATGGCTTATTTGTCTCAGCACTGCCAAGCTTGTGTTTGAAGGCGGAAAATCCGTCTGGACCTTATGGAGGTGCGTTCATGGTCAAACCCATTATCACTGTTCTAAGCTTAAGCCTTATACTTTCCGGCTGCGGCCTGCTCGGAGAGAAGCCTGCCCCGGCGCCTGTTGCACAGGTTCAACCCGAACCGACTCCGCCGCCGCCACCTCCGCCGCCGCCACCGCTTACTCATACTGTCAAGAAAGGCGACACCATCGCCGCTCTGGCCAAGAAATACGCAGTTCCTGCCAACCAGATCCTCGCAGCCAACAACCTGGCCAATGCCAAGGCAGTTAAGGCCGGAATGGTGCTGACAATACCCGGCAAGACAGCCCCCACTCCCAAACCGGTTGAAGACAAATCCGCACCCGTAGCGGCAAAAGAGAAAGAGCCCAAAGCCGGAAAGGGTTCCAAGAATGATCCGTACGGGGTCGAAGCTGCCACTGCGCCGACCAAAGGCAAGAAGTCGAGTTCGAAATTCGTCGACGACGACGCCACCTATGAGAGAACCAAGAGCGAGTTCCATGAATACGCCAAGAAGTGGCTGCAAAAATCAGCGGCTCTTGCTCAGAACACCAAAGATCGCAAGGAAGTAAAACAAGAAGACGGCCGCTATGTGGCCAGCTATTCCGTGATCATACTCGATACCATGCAGACCGAGGTCAAGCGGGTGCAGTATGACGATACTCCGTATGTCGGGCACATCACCTATCAGATCGAGGTCCATCGCACCTACGGTCCATCCGCGCAGGCCGCCGCCGCGTCCAAGGATGAAGAAGTCAAACAGGAATCCATGCGCGAGATATTCAGTTTTTCAAGGCAAAAACACGCCTGGCGCTAGTCCGCCCTTTTCAAGGCCCGTCCGCATACCAACGCGGACGGGCCTTTTGTTTTCCGCATTATTCATTCCCTTGCTACGGCCAGAAAGCGGACGCGAAGAACTGCTTCCCCAAAAGCTGTTCTTTAGACTATTTTCCATGTAGCCATTTTTCTGGATGATTTTTTTATCAAAATGTGTAGGATCGATCCCGCTAGGAATAATTCCTATTAAGAACGCGCCATCTCTGGAGGTTTGTATGTCCTGCGATAATAATGAGCATCATCACCACAAGCATCATGGGCATTGCTGCTGCGAGAAGCAGGCCCGGGTTGGTAAAGCCGTGGAAGACTTCACTATGGAGGTCTTCGATCCTGAGGAAGGCTTCTTTGGAGAAGTAAGCCTGGAAAAACTTAAGGCTGATAAGAAATGGACCGTACTGGTCTTCTACCCAGCTGATTTTACATTCGTATGCCCCACGGAATTGGCCGATCTGGCTGAAAAGCATGAGGCCTTGAAAAAGTTTGGATGCGAGGTGCTGGCGGTATCCACTGACACCAAGTTCAGCCATATGGCCTGGAAGACCAGCGAAAAGCTCTTGGAGAAGGTCCGTTACAAAATGGCGGCCGATCCCACTGGCAAGGTCTCCCGCTATTTTGGAGTCTATGACGACGAGTCCGGCCTGGCCCTGCGTGGCACGTTCGTCATCAATCCGGAGGGAGTCCTCGTCTGCTCTGAGGTCAACTTCTACAATGTCGGCCGCAATGCCGACGAACTGGTCCGCAAAATGGAAGCCAACCATTACCTGAAAGACCATCCGGCAGAGGCCTGCCCTGCCAAGTGGACCCCGGGCCAAAAGACCCTTACCCCTTCTGAGAAGTTGGTGGGCAAGGTTTACGAGGCTTTGAACAGCTGACGGTATATTCCTGGATGACACCGGCGTGTGCTTTACAGCGCCGGTGTCACTCTCCTTCTTTCCCGCTGCAAAGCGCCCCATCTCCCTTCAGTCTATCAGCCACAACCGGCTCCCTCTAGTTCAGCATCCGAGCTTTTCATCTTGACGCAACTAGACGACCGGTCTACTAAAGGCCCCGTGAGGAAAGACTCGCGAAACACCATACTCGAGGCGGCTGCGCCCCTCATCCACAGCCAAGGCTTCCACAAGACCGGGCTCAAGGAAATTCTGGACGCGGCCGGAGTACCTAAAGGCTCGTTCTACTTCTACTTCAAGTCAAAGGAGGAGTTCGGGCTGGCTCTTGTGGACTATCTGGCCCAGTCCATGCGCCAACTTTCCGCGCCGATTTTGCAAGACAAAACAGTGCCTCCGCTCGAAAGGCTCTCACGCTTTTTTACCATGCTCTCCCAGAGCCTTAAAGCCGCAGGCTTCGAACGTGGTTGCCCCATCGGTAACTTGGCCCAGGAGATGAGCGATCTCTCGCCTGGGATGCGCGAACACTTGAAAAACGCAATGGCGGCTTTCTGCAAAGGGACAACGGCTGTACTCCAGGAGGCGATGGAGAGCGGCGAATTGAGCGGAAACCTCGATCCGGCTGAGGCCGCTTCATTCATATTCGACGCATGGGAAGGAGCGCTATTGCGCATGAAGGCCGAAAAGAGCTCCGCGCCTTTGGAGCGGTTCCATTCTTTTATTTTCAATCGGTTGTTACGGTAGTTTTTTCTTTGCCGGCACAATAGACGACCGGTCAACTATAAACCAGGAGACACCTATGTTCTTACTGAAGACGCAAAGCCCAGAGAAGGCCACAGGCAAAACCGCCGAGGTTTACTCCGTGTTCCCCAAGCAGATCGGCGTGCCCATCCCCCTGCAGCTTCTTTCGGCAAGTCCTGGCATCCTTGAGCGCCAGGCAGATATGATCCGCTACTTCATGGGGCACCCTCGCCTGACGCCCGGCCTCCTGGCCTCCATCCGGTATGCAGTGGCTGCCAAGACCGGGCATAGCGCATGCGAAGCCCTCAACCAGGGATTGCTCAAGCAGATGGGGATGACCGAGGATGAGATAAAGGCGCTTCACATGTCACCTTCCACCGCTCCATTGGAAGAAAGTGAAGAAAAGATGTTCGCCTTCGTGATGCGGGCCTTTAACGACCCGGCTTCGGTAACACAGGCCGATATCGAATCCCTGCGTCATGCGGGATATACTGACGGGGACATCCTGGACGCCATGTACCACGCTTCGGGAATGTTGGCGGGATCGGTGCTGTTCAAGGCTTTCGTCAGGATGTAACAATAATAAGAGCCGGGGTCCCGGTAAAGCGGCCCCGGCTCAATCCGAAATAAAGAGCGTTTCTTTGCGTTCCGCGGGGTAATCGCACCGGACACCCAAGGTACGCTGCCGCGCGCTCGCAATCAGTTGAGCTTGCGCAGCAGCCTGAAAGAGCGCATGCCGTGCACCATCTCCTGCAGCCTGGTCCCGCCGCCACCGAGAAAGGCTTTCACCGGCAAGACCATTCCGGTGCGCACAAAACAGTAGAGCACGTTACGCAAGCGCTTTGCCCATGTGAGCTCCGGAAAAATCTCCTGTTTTAGCACCAACTCATAGGCCAGGGTCGGGTCGCCCCCTTGCTTGAGGGTTCCCAGGCAGGCATCGGCCGCCATCTCCCCCGTGCGCAGAGCGTAGTGGATACCTTCCCCGAAAAACGGTTCCACCAATCCTCCGGCATCCCCAACCAGCAGGGTTCGGCCTGAAAATGGGCGCTCAAGCCAGTTGCCGTAGGGAAGGGGGTGGCCTTTCACAGCCAGGCCGTGGTCTTCAGGCAAGCCGAGAAACCTCAAAAAATCCGACAGACAGTTGCGGATCATGCCGCTTGGTTTGTTTCTGTAGAGCCCGCAGATGCCCACGATGACCCGGTCCCGGTGGGGGAACGTCCAGCAGTAGCCCGCGTCGATGAAACCCGAATAGATGGTGGGGAAGTCGGCCAGCACGTCTTCGTGCAATCCCAACCGTGCAGCCAGCCAGTCTCGGGGAAGATAGATCTCCAAACCCATGCCCTGTTCCTGCCGCCATTTGTCCTGGTCGACTCGGCAGTGGGCTCGCACAACGCTCAACGCTCCGTCCGCTCCGATCAGAAATTGCCCGCGATATTCTCTTCCTAGCGAGGAGCGTACCACCGCGTTCACCGGATCGGCCCAGACCACGGCCTCGCCCTGGTGGACCCGCGCCCCGGCCTTCTCAGCGCGGTCCAGGCACCAGGCATCGAAAACCCTGCGCTCCACGAAATGAAAAGGATACACCAGCTCGCCCTCGGAAAGCGACGTCTGGCGATGGCGGATACGGTAATAAGAGCTCTTGTGGTTGATGATACCCAAAGACAGCAGATTCTCGGCGGACTCCCCGAACACCCGCCCGAGGGTGCGCACCGTCTTCCAGGTGAGAAGACCCGCGCAGAGTTTGTCCCGAGGAAATGTGGCCTTGTCCAGCACCAGCACCTTGGCCCCGGCCCCGGCCAGAACTGTGGCCGCTGCGGCCCCGGCAGGGCCTGCGCCCGCAATGAGTACGTCGTAGCCTGTCATCTTGCCCCCAGAGGGTCCACCTGATACCCGGTTGAGGGCTTGGAGGCAACGATGCACAATGGCAAGCGCCTGCGCGCGGTCGTGTTCGACTTCGACGGCACCCTGGCCCGCCCGGCCCTGGATTTCCCCCTGATGAAGCGCCGAATCGCCGCGCTGGCCCAGGAATACCTGAACACACCCGAGCCTGGCCAGACTCCCGCCCTGGAGTGGATAGAGGCACTGGCAAAGAACTTGGACGCAGACCAAGCTCGATCCTTCCGGGACCGGTCCCACGCCTTGATACAGGACATGGAGGAGGAAGCCGCCTCGCGCACAAGCCTTTTCGAGTTCGTCCGTCCGGCGCTCAGGCGCCTGAGCAGCCGGGGCATCGCCCCGGCGGTGATCACCCGGAACAACCGTCAGGCCGTGGCCACCGTTTTCCCGGACGCAAAAGACTACCTGTCAGCGCTTCTTACCCGCGAGGATGTCGGCGCCGTGAAACCAGACCCGACCCACCTGCTGGCCGCGCTGCAGGCTGTGGGAGTTGGTCCGTCCGAGGCACTCATGGTGGGCGACCACCCCTCGGATGTGCTCACGGCCAGACGGGCCGGAACGTTCGCCGGAGCCGTGGCCAGCGGAGGAACCCCGATGGAGGAGCTCCTGCGTGACGGGCCGGATTTCTTCGCGCCAGACGTGGGCGAGTTGCTGCGTAGCCTGGAAAAAGCAGGATGGGTCTAAGATAATAAGACGCCTCCGGCGGCCAAAGGGACCAGTCCCTTTGGAATCCCATATGGCTTCGCGGTGATCAATGCGGACACGGCCTGAACCGAAACCCCGGCAGGATAAACGTTTAGATCTCCTTGAACTCCAGCTGTCTGCACAAGGTCTTGTGCACCGGGCAGGCCTTGACCGCGCGCTTCAGTTTCTCGATGTTTTCCGGACTAAGAGCCCCCTGGTATTCCACCGAATACTCGAACACTGCCTTGGCCGGGTCTTGCCGGTCGAGATTCACTTGGACTCTCACCCCTTCCAAAGCGAGCCCATGTTTTTTCGCGTACATACGCGAAATGATGACGATGCAGTTGCCCAGCGCCGCTTCCAAGAGATCGTGGGGTTTGAAGCCTTCGCCCGAGCCCCCATGCTCCGGGGTGGTATCGGAAACCGCAAAGTTCTCTCCGTCGCTGAATCGGACCTGGAAATCCTTCTCCAGGCTTTCGCAGACAATCATGATTCCTCCACGTTCACTGTATTGAGTCCCTTAAACTGGCCGGCGAATAAGCGCCAAACCAGCGATCCCCAGCAGACACCGCCGGATTTCGTACGGAACGATCCCAAGCTTTGATAGAAAAGCTTCCAGACCGCCACCGGCCATGAATTCGCGGTAATGAGCGTAATGCTCCCGCCCGGCCAGACGCTCAACTGCCTTTATACCAAAGCCCGCAAACACCTGACCGGATGTTTTCGGACAAAGGTAGTCCACCACTGCGATCAGCCCGCCAGGGGCTGTGACCCTGATTATTTCGAAAACTATGGCCGGGCGCGCCTCTGGCGGCTTCTCGTGCAGGGCCATGGAAATGGATGTGAACCGGAACGTTCCGTCCGTGAAGGGTAGCCGCCCGGCATCTCCTTGAACCAGCCTGAGAAATCCGGACTGAGAGGCGCGGGCCAGCATGGAAGGAGAAAGATCAAGCCCAGTGGAGGGGATTCCTGCCCGGGCCAGGAACAGGCATTGCCTCCCTGTTCCGCAGCACACATCCAGCGCGCTGTCCGCGCCCGCAGCCACCGCAATGTTTGCCAGCTCCCGGCGCAAGGGATCGAGGGCCCATGCGGTGGCAGGATCGTAAAGCCGCGCCACCGAGGAATACTCGTCTGTGAGGAGGTGCATGCCTCATGCTCGCCGGTCAGTGGGAGACTAGGCCCGCCAAGGGAAAAACAGACGGCCCGTATCCCGTGTCAGGCTCATCTCCCACGCCCGTAGAGCGTTGCCAGGGCTTCAAGCCTCGTGGCCAGCACGTCGTTCAGTCCCTCTTCCCCGCACCGCCAAGTCCAGTTGCCCTTGGCCTTGGAGGGCATGTTCATGCGGGCCTCCTGGCCCAGTCCGAGCAGGTCCTGCATGGGCACGATGGCCAGTTTGGACACGCTCATGTAGGCCAGACGCACCATGGCCCAGGGCACGTCTTCCCGGGGCATCTCGCGGCCGATGTAGTCGAAGAAGATCTTCCTGTCCGCCTCGCTCGCGTCGTTTTTGAACCAACCCAGGGTGGTGTTGTTGTC
This window contains:
- a CDS encoding nitroreductase family protein; this translates as MLQFSIDETRCVRCGECAADCPAGIIVMNDLPDLTDEARCFRCQHCYAVCPEGALSILGLKPDASSSLAKSLPGPGQMENLVKWRRSVRRYKDENLPPAVIDELLEASCHAPTGVNARDVLFTVVKSREFMATLRQETLTRLMTLDEAGGFPDGLVGQYLGWVVNAWRSEGKDVIFRGAPHMLVTSAPKDAPCPVQDTHIALATFELLASANGLGTLWDGLFMMALAVCPDLVAKLGIPNDHVLGYAMLFGRPDVEYHRPVRRGPANVNALG
- a CDS encoding insulinase family protein, whose translation is MSATHAFELVHEGSIEEYAIHARLYRHTRTGAEVLSLSCPDDNKVFGVSFRTPPSDSTGLPHILEHSVLCGSRKYPVKEPFVELLKSSLQTFLNAFTYPDKTCYPVASANLSDFYNLVDVYLDAVFYPRIPEEIFGQEGWHFHPQNGGLVFKGVVYNEMKGAYSSPESLLSEQSQRQTFPDVTYGVDSGGDPAVIPSLTYAQFKDFHRRYYHPSNAKFFFYGDDAPERRLEILEEYLKDFESIQVDSAVGLQARASEPRKVEAFYDCGKLQEGSAPKAYFTMNWLLPEVRDMEQVLALSVLEHALIGLPGSPLRRALIGSGLGEDLSGGGLETELRQMYFSLGLKGVEPARLPEAEAFLLNALEEIHKNGLDPDAAEAAINTIEFRLRENNTGAYPRGLSLMLRALTTWLHGGDPLAPIRFQAPLDALKARLASQKNVLEELLREHFLENPHRVLVELLPDPEMGERLVAKENERLEAAQSALTPRERERALDLATRIQAFQDTPDSPEALAAIPKLHLKDLPTQNKAIPGVWRDGNVFFHDLPTNGVIYLELGFDLSGVSPELLPLVPLFGRGLIEMGTDREDFAAFLNRMARKTGGIGREVSLSAVRGAGPQAASSRLIVAGKATPDRAADFLGILSDALTNSNLADETRFREMLFEAKARAERRIAPSGHAYAARRLKARFHRAALAEERLSGLTGIESLRSWANGFDQSWPWLRDGLFELRRQILRRGNLHVNVTLDAKNFEAFEPRLIDMLSKLPDGGYDPVDWPELELAGREGLSAPVQVNFVAQGRDLSQLGYEPHGSMLVACRYLRNAYLWERVRVRGGAYGSFCSYDRWSGVLTMLSYRDPNITKTLDAFAQAGDFLAGLDIGAEELERAIIGTVGDIDSYMLPDAKGHAAIARHWAGDSDQARQEVRRQVMNTTLDDLRGAGEVMRRAMQDAPVVVLGSQEQLEGAAKEIGGLAITRAM
- a CDS encoding OmpA family protein, translating into MLIMALVGTALPAAAKKMVPKVDNFILFVDHSSSMAFSYKGQRYVQFGGVSKIMMAKSTLVELNKLIPALPYKAGLATFAPYKEYAKVAPYDKAAMDKAIAPIKTDYEPYGRMTPMGVGLQDLDKVVGGLSGKTAVIILSDGDSNRGVDPVAVAKQMQAKYGDKICFSVISYADNKNGERINKEIAALSKCGCFALGEEILRNQAAREDFLKCALYDFIDDEVVIFRSIYFDFDKYNIKKEFIPVLDEGVAIIKSKPNLAVILEGHTDSIGSEKYNMALSIRRANSVKAYFVKKGIDAGRITAVGFGKMNPRYDNKTAEGRKMNRRVEIKFKSN
- a CDS encoding LysM peptidoglycan-binding domain-containing protein, with protein sequence MVKPIITVLSLSLILSGCGLLGEKPAPAPVAQVQPEPTPPPPPPPPPPLTHTVKKGDTIAALAKKYAVPANQILAANNLANAKAVKAGMVLTIPGKTAPTPKPVEDKSAPVAAKEKEPKAGKGSKNDPYGVEAATAPTKGKKSSSKFVDDDATYERTKSEFHEYAKKWLQKSAALAQNTKDRKEVKQEDGRYVASYSVIILDTMQTEVKRVQYDDTPYVGHITYQIEVHRTYGPSAQAAAASKDEEVKQESMREIFSFSRQKHAWR
- a CDS encoding redoxin domain-containing protein; the protein is MSCDNNEHHHHKHHGHCCCEKQARVGKAVEDFTMEVFDPEEGFFGEVSLEKLKADKKWTVLVFYPADFTFVCPTELADLAEKHEALKKFGCEVLAVSTDTKFSHMAWKTSEKLLEKVRYKMAADPTGKVSRYFGVYDDESGLALRGTFVINPEGVLVCSEVNFYNVGRNADELVRKMEANHYLKDHPAEACPAKWTPGQKTLTPSEKLVGKVYEALNS
- a CDS encoding TetR family transcriptional regulator C-terminal domain-containing protein — encoded protein: MRKDSRNTILEAAAPLIHSQGFHKTGLKEILDAAGVPKGSFYFYFKSKEEFGLALVDYLAQSMRQLSAPILQDKTVPPLERLSRFFTMLSQSLKAAGFERGCPIGNLAQEMSDLSPGMREHLKNAMAAFCKGTTAVLQEAMESGELSGNLDPAEAASFIFDAWEGALLRMKAEKSSAPLERFHSFIFNRLLR
- a CDS encoding geranylgeranyl reductase family protein; this translates as MTGYDVLIAGAGPAGAAAATVLAGAGAKVLVLDKATFPRDKLCAGLLTWKTVRTLGRVFGESAENLLSLGIINHKSSYYRIRHRQTSLSEGELVYPFHFVERRVFDAWCLDRAEKAGARVHQGEAVVWADPVNAVVRSSLGREYRGQFLIGADGALSVVRAHCRVDQDKWRQEQGMGLEIYLPRDWLAARLGLHEDVLADFPTIYSGFIDAGYCWTFPHRDRVIVGICGLYRNKPSGMIRNCLSDFLRFLGLPEDHGLAVKGHPLPYGNWLERPFSGRTLLVGDAGGLVEPFFGEGIHYALRTGEMAADACLGTLKQGGDPTLAYELVLKQEIFPELTWAKRLRNVLYCFVRTGMVLPVKAFLGGGGTRLQEMVHGMRSFRLLRKLN
- a CDS encoding HAD family hydrolase, with amino-acid sequence MHNGKRLRAVVFDFDGTLARPALDFPLMKRRIAALAQEYLNTPEPGQTPALEWIEALAKNLDADQARSFRDRSHALIQDMEEEAASRTSLFEFVRPALRRLSSRGIAPAVITRNNRQAVATVFPDAKDYLSALLTREDVGAVKPDPTHLLAALQAVGVGPSEALMVGDHPSDVLTARRAGTFAGAVASGGTPMEELLRDGPDFFAPDVGELLRSLEKAGWV
- a CDS encoding OsmC family protein, which translates into the protein MIVCESLEKDFQVRFSDGENFAVSDTTPEHGGSGEGFKPHDLLEAALGNCIVIISRMYAKKHGLALEGVRVQVNLDRQDPAKAVFEYSVEYQGALSPENIEKLKRAVKACPVHKTLCRQLEFKEI
- a CDS encoding class I SAM-dependent methyltransferase, with the protein product MHLLTDEYSSVARLYDPATAWALDPLRRELANIAVAAGADSALDVCCGTGRQCLFLARAGIPSTGLDLSPSMLARASQSGFLRLVQGDAGRLPFTDGTFRFTSISMALHEKPPEARPAIVFEIIRVTAPGGLIAVVDYLCPKTSGQVFAGFGIKAVERLAGREHYAHYREFMAGGGLEAFLSKLGIVPYEIRRCLLGIAGLALIRRPV